The following coding sequences lie in one Halomonas sp. 'Soap Lake #6' genomic window:
- a CDS encoding class I SAM-dependent methyltransferase — MINTTTWNRLRYSIYAPVYDLVATKAFCKPRRTALGQVDWEPGMRVLLVGAGTGLDLPYLPHELETHLTDLTPAMVKRARERAEKARRDIECRVMDAAALEYPDEHFDVVIMHLILAVMPNPEQGLAEAHRVLRNGGQLCVMDKFQPDTHTAGLGRRALNAITSFIATDITRQATPLIQQAGFNIRRDEPVLMNGLFRALLAVK; from the coding sequence ATGATAAATACAACAACCTGGAATCGACTGCGTTATAGCATCTACGCACCGGTATATGACTTGGTAGCAACCAAAGCATTTTGTAAGCCGCGAAGAACTGCGCTAGGCCAAGTTGATTGGGAGCCTGGTATGCGCGTTTTGTTGGTAGGTGCAGGGACCGGGTTAGACCTGCCTTACTTACCCCACGAGCTAGAGACACACCTTACGGACTTGACGCCTGCCATGGTAAAGCGCGCCCGTGAACGGGCAGAAAAGGCACGGCGGGATATCGAGTGTCGAGTGATGGATGCAGCCGCGCTAGAGTATCCAGATGAGCACTTCGATGTGGTAATAATGCATCTTATTTTGGCGGTAATGCCAAATCCAGAACAGGGGTTAGCCGAAGCACACCGAGTATTGAGAAACGGTGGTCAGCTCTGTGTCATGGATAAATTTCAACCCGATACTCATACTGCTGGACTAGGTCGCCGGGCGTTGAACGCCATTACCTCGTTTATCGCCACAGATATTACACGCCAAGCAACACCTCTTATACAACAGGCTGGTTTTAACATCCGCCGAGACGAACCCGTATTGATGAATGGGCTTTTCCGTGCGTTGTTAGCAGTAAAGTAG
- a CDS encoding amidase, which yields MKPCDLSAVEARRLMASRKLSAIELTESCIARTEAVNPAVNALVAQNFDAMRQAAREAQRAIDGGDTLGALHGLPLCVKDMADVAGLPTTFGSQVYADNIAQGDDAMVAQLRQEGAVVMGKTNNPEWSAGGNTRNAVYGVTANPFDLTRSAAGSSGGSAVALACGMAPLATGSDTGGSLRTPAAFCGVVGFRPSPGVVPGHSRPMGWLPMSLNGPMARTVDDAALMLSTMIRPDRRDPWVPVIDGQAAHHPEPFRHLPHYDLCSARVAFTPDFGFTMTEKLVADSFSDKLQRFGHVFGQLDDTHPECLQADDTFAIIRALGFSGHHRELLQQYPDKVGPNVRDNVHEGEDYSALDVVRALTNQTVLYRHWQQFFEQYDFILAPTATISPRDWHELYPTEVDGQPTQSYYHWLSMAYASTLAGHPSVTLPAGRDRNGLPFGLQIIGQRGSDLQTLAFARELETLFIGDAALERPRVDLDYLTHAKPLSSAEGFMGF from the coding sequence ATGAAACCTTGTGATCTAAGTGCAGTTGAAGCACGCCGCCTGATGGCCTCCAGAAAACTCTCTGCAATCGAGCTGACTGAAAGCTGCATCGCCCGCACAGAAGCAGTCAACCCTGCCGTCAATGCGCTAGTAGCGCAGAACTTTGATGCCATGCGCCAGGCCGCCCGCGAGGCTCAACGTGCCATTGATGGTGGTGATACGCTGGGGGCTCTGCATGGGCTGCCGCTATGTGTGAAAGATATGGCCGATGTTGCCGGGCTACCAACCACGTTCGGCAGCCAAGTTTACGCTGACAACATTGCCCAGGGTGACGATGCAATGGTGGCCCAGCTACGCCAGGAAGGCGCCGTGGTGATGGGTAAAACCAACAACCCCGAGTGGAGCGCCGGTGGTAATACCCGTAATGCGGTTTATGGCGTCACTGCTAACCCCTTTGACCTAACCCGCTCTGCTGCTGGCTCTTCCGGCGGTTCCGCCGTTGCTTTGGCTTGTGGTATGGCACCTTTAGCCACCGGTTCAGATACCGGTGGCAGTTTGCGTACCCCAGCGGCGTTTTGTGGGGTAGTAGGTTTTCGGCCGTCTCCTGGCGTTGTTCCTGGGCATAGCCGCCCGATGGGCTGGCTGCCAATGTCGTTGAATGGGCCCATGGCACGCACCGTAGACGATGCCGCGCTCATGCTCTCAACAATGATCCGCCCCGACCGCCGCGACCCCTGGGTGCCCGTTATCGATGGCCAGGCAGCCCACCACCCTGAGCCATTTCGCCATCTACCCCACTATGACCTCTGCAGTGCCCGCGTAGCCTTCACTCCAGATTTCGGTTTCACCATGACGGAGAAGCTGGTCGCCGATAGTTTTAGTGACAAGCTTCAGCGTTTTGGCCATGTATTCGGGCAATTGGATGACACCCACCCAGAGTGCCTACAGGCCGACGATACGTTCGCTATTATTCGCGCGCTGGGTTTCTCCGGCCATCACCGAGAGCTACTGCAACAATACCCAGATAAAGTAGGGCCGAACGTGCGCGATAACGTCCATGAAGGAGAAGACTATTCCGCCCTGGACGTGGTTCGTGCGCTTACTAATCAAACCGTGCTTTACCGCCACTGGCAGCAGTTTTTCGAGCAGTACGACTTTATCCTGGCACCGACCGCGACCATTAGCCCCCGCGACTGGCATGAACTCTACCCTACCGAGGTCGATGGGCAACCAACGCAGAGCTACTATCACTGGCTCTCCATGGCCTACGCCTCAACCCTAGCTGGCCATCCTTCGGTAACTTTACCAGCCGGGCGCGACCGTAACGGCTTGCCATTTGGTCTGCAGATTATCGGTCAGCGTGGCAGCGACCTGCAGACGCTCGCCTTCGCCCGAGAGCTGGAGACCCTGTTTATCGGCGATGCTGCCCTGGAGCGTCCACGCGTCGACCTTGACTATCTCACCCACGCCAAACCACTCAGCAGTGCTGAAGGGTTTATGGGATTTTAA